A genome region from Macaca nemestrina isolate mMacNem1 chromosome 20, mMacNem.hap1, whole genome shotgun sequence includes the following:
- the LOC105481056 gene encoding olfactory receptor 7D2 isoform X1, translated as MAVGSLEAMSSRPAWSTRYISYMEAENQTGFLEFILLGLSEDPELQPFIFGLFLSMYLITVLGNLLIILAISSDSHLHTPMYFFLSNLSWVDICFSTCIVPKMLVNIQTKNKTISYMDCLTQVYFSMFFPILDTLLLTVMAYDRFVAVCHPLHYVTIMNPRLCGLLVFVTWLIGVMTSLLHISLMTHLTFCKDFEIPHFFCELTHILQLACSDTFLNSTLIYVMTGVLGVFPLLGIIFSYSRIASSIRKMSSSGGKEKALSTCGSHLSVVSLFYGTGIGVHFTSAVTHSSQNISVASVMYTVVTPMLNPFIYSLRNKDVKGALGRLLSRATPCL; from the exons atggcagttggatcacttgaggctatgagttcaagaccagcctggtcaacaag ATACATCAGCTACAtggaagcagaaaaccaaacaggaTTTTTAGAGTTTATCCTTCTCGGACTCTCTGAGGATCCAGAACTGCAGCCGTTCATATTTGGGCTGTTCCTGTCCATGTACCTGATCACGGTGTTGGGAAACCTGCTCATCATCCTGGCCATCAGCTCTGACTCCCACCTCCACACCCCCATGTACTTCTTCCTCTCCAACCTGTCCTGGGTTGACATCTGTTTCAGCACCTGCATCGTCCCCAAGATGCTGGTGAACATCCAGACCAAGAACAAAACCATCTCTTACATGGACTGCCTCACCCAGGTCTATTTCTCCATGTTTTTTCCTATTCTGGACACGCTACTCCTGACTGTGATGGCCTATGACCGGTTTGTGGCCGTCTGCCACCCCCTGCACTATGTAACCATCATGAACCCCCGCCTCTGCGGCCTCCTGGTTTTTGTCACGTGGCTCATTGGTGTCATGACATCCCTCCTCCATATTTCTCTGATGACGCATCTAACCTTCTGTAAAGATTTTGAGATTCCACATTTTTTCTGCGAACTGACACACATCCTCCAGCTGGCCTGCTCTGATACCTTCCTGAACAGCACGTTGATATATGTTATGACGGGTGTGCTGGGCGTTTTTCCCCTCCTTGGGATCATTTTCTCTTATTCACGAATCGCTTCATCCATAAGGAAGATGTCCTCATCTGGGGGAAAAGAGAAAGCACTTTCTACCTGTGGCTCTCACCTCTCCGTCGTCTCTTTATTTTATGGGACAGGCATTGGGGTCCACTTCACTTCTGCAGTGACTCACTCTTCCCAGAACATCTCCGTGGCCTCGGTGATGTACACGGTGGTCACTCCCATGTTGAACCCCTTCATCTACAGCCTGAGGAACAAGGATGTGAAGGGGGCCCTGGGGAGACTCCTCAGCAGGGCAACTCCTTGTCTGTGA
- the LOC105481056 gene encoding olfactory receptor 7D2 isoform X2 gives MEAENQTGFLEFILLGLSEDPELQPFIFGLFLSMYLITVLGNLLIILAISSDSHLHTPMYFFLSNLSWVDICFSTCIVPKMLVNIQTKNKTISYMDCLTQVYFSMFFPILDTLLLTVMAYDRFVAVCHPLHYVTIMNPRLCGLLVFVTWLIGVMTSLLHISLMTHLTFCKDFEIPHFFCELTHILQLACSDTFLNSTLIYVMTGVLGVFPLLGIIFSYSRIASSIRKMSSSGGKEKALSTCGSHLSVVSLFYGTGIGVHFTSAVTHSSQNISVASVMYTVVTPMLNPFIYSLRNKDVKGALGRLLSRATPCL, from the coding sequence AtggaagcagaaaaccaaacaggaTTTTTAGAGTTTATCCTTCTCGGACTCTCTGAGGATCCAGAACTGCAGCCGTTCATATTTGGGCTGTTCCTGTCCATGTACCTGATCACGGTGTTGGGAAACCTGCTCATCATCCTGGCCATCAGCTCTGACTCCCACCTCCACACCCCCATGTACTTCTTCCTCTCCAACCTGTCCTGGGTTGACATCTGTTTCAGCACCTGCATCGTCCCCAAGATGCTGGTGAACATCCAGACCAAGAACAAAACCATCTCTTACATGGACTGCCTCACCCAGGTCTATTTCTCCATGTTTTTTCCTATTCTGGACACGCTACTCCTGACTGTGATGGCCTATGACCGGTTTGTGGCCGTCTGCCACCCCCTGCACTATGTAACCATCATGAACCCCCGCCTCTGCGGCCTCCTGGTTTTTGTCACGTGGCTCATTGGTGTCATGACATCCCTCCTCCATATTTCTCTGATGACGCATCTAACCTTCTGTAAAGATTTTGAGATTCCACATTTTTTCTGCGAACTGACACACATCCTCCAGCTGGCCTGCTCTGATACCTTCCTGAACAGCACGTTGATATATGTTATGACGGGTGTGCTGGGCGTTTTTCCCCTCCTTGGGATCATTTTCTCTTATTCACGAATCGCTTCATCCATAAGGAAGATGTCCTCATCTGGGGGAAAAGAGAAAGCACTTTCTACCTGTGGCTCTCACCTCTCCGTCGTCTCTTTATTTTATGGGACAGGCATTGGGGTCCACTTCACTTCTGCAGTGACTCACTCTTCCCAGAACATCTCCGTGGCCTCGGTGATGTACACGGTGGTCACTCCCATGTTGAACCCCTTCATCTACAGCCTGAGGAACAAGGATGTGAAGGGGGCCCTGGGGAGACTCCTCAGCAGGGCAACTCCTTGTCTGTGA